The Streptomyces sp. NBC_00344 genome includes a window with the following:
- a CDS encoding nuclear transport factor 2 family protein, which translates to MAGDRPLGEKELADFVQEWFDRMSRHDPVGEMLPFVADSDLEMAFPERTLRSHDDFRDWYAVVGEAFADQTHVVEKAVGRAEGDGVAVDVTVVWTAKSVADGTVSSFRVQQKWRLAYPSDTGRPVIVSYLVGDLTPIV; encoded by the coding sequence ATGGCTGGTGACCGACCCCTGGGTGAGAAGGAACTCGCCGACTTCGTACAGGAATGGTTCGACCGGATGAGCCGGCATGATCCGGTCGGGGAGATGCTGCCGTTCGTAGCTGATTCCGATCTGGAAATGGCTTTCCCCGAACGCACTCTGCGCAGCCATGACGACTTCCGCGACTGGTACGCCGTGGTCGGTGAGGCGTTCGCGGACCAGACCCATGTCGTCGAGAAGGCCGTGGGCCGTGCCGAGGGAGACGGCGTGGCGGTGGACGTCACGGTGGTGTGGACGGCCAAGAGCGTGGCGGACGGCACGGTGTCGTCCTTCCGCGTCCAGCAGAAGTGGCGGCTCGCGTACCCGTCGGACACCGGACGGCCCGTGATCGTCAGCTATCTGGTCGGCGACCTCACCCCCATCGTGTGA